The Streptomyces sp. NBC_00344 genome includes a window with the following:
- a CDS encoding dienelactone hydrolase family protein, producing the protein MIQGASPVSAQHARQNLSFPSAEGTAYGYLALPDSGSGPGVIVIQEWWGLTDHIADVADRFARAGFVALAPDLYGGRTAHDSDEAARMMSELPTGHAVELLSGAVTQLLARDEVTGSQVGAVGFCMGGGFVLTLAAHDPKVGAAVPFYGVIPGPLPDFSGLRAEVLGHYGERDTTVPPESLDELRSAIERQSGTVPVFHLYPAGHAFFNDRRPEAHDAGAAALAWDRTLSFLHTALDSAGDGRP; encoded by the coding sequence ATGATCCAAGGAGCGTCCCCAGTGTCGGCACAGCATGCCCGTCAGAACCTCTCTTTCCCCAGCGCCGAGGGCACCGCGTACGGCTATCTCGCACTGCCGGATTCCGGCAGCGGCCCCGGCGTGATCGTGATCCAGGAGTGGTGGGGTCTCACCGACCACATCGCCGATGTGGCGGACCGGTTCGCCCGGGCGGGGTTCGTGGCGCTCGCCCCGGATCTGTATGGGGGAAGGACGGCCCATGACTCGGACGAGGCGGCCCGCATGATGTCCGAACTCCCCACCGGGCACGCGGTGGAACTGCTGTCGGGAGCGGTCACCCAGTTGCTCGCCCGGGACGAGGTGACCGGCAGTCAGGTGGGTGCGGTCGGCTTCTGCATGGGCGGCGGTTTCGTCCTCACCCTCGCCGCCCACGACCCGAAGGTCGGGGCGGCGGTGCCGTTCTACGGTGTCATTCCCGGTCCGCTCCCCGACTTCTCCGGGCTCAGGGCCGAAGTGCTCGGGCACTACGGAGAGCGGGACACGACCGTCCCGCCCGAGTCACTCGATGAACTGCGGTCGGCGATCGAGCGGCAGTCGGGAACCGTGCCGGTGTTTCATCTCTACCCGGCCGGTCACGCCTTCTTCAACGACCGGCGGCCGGAGGCCCATGACGCGGGGGCGGCCGCGCTGGCGTGGGACCGTACGCTGTCCTTTCTGCACACAGCACTCGACAGCGCCGGGGACGGCCGTCCGTAG
- a CDS encoding MIP/aquaporin family protein gives MSKGFMKSGLVGEMSAEFAGTFILILFGCGVVAQVVTAELGDHDSISWAWGLGVTLGIYVAGRLSGAHLNPAVTLALAVFKDFSWRKVGPYVIAQIAGAFVAALLVRWNYTEMLAKFDPGHTFKSQFVFSTLPGNGSFPISEWGALRDQIIGTGILLFVIFAVTDLLNNPPGANMAPFIIGLIVVAIGMAWGTDAGYAINPARDLGPRLASYITGYNTAWRDQYNNFYFWVPIVGPLIGGVLGAAFYRMLIGRYLAKAGEQEPGRVPAAGDR, from the coding sequence ATGTCAAAAGGCTTTATGAAATCCGGTCTTGTGGGTGAGATGTCCGCGGAGTTCGCCGGCACATTCATCCTCATTCTCTTCGGATGCGGTGTGGTGGCCCAGGTGGTCACGGCCGAACTCGGCGACCACGACAGCATCTCGTGGGCCTGGGGCCTGGGTGTCACGCTGGGCATCTATGTGGCCGGACGGCTCAGCGGAGCCCATCTCAATCCGGCCGTCACGCTCGCGCTCGCCGTGTTCAAGGACTTCTCGTGGCGCAAGGTGGGCCCCTACGTGATCGCGCAGATCGCCGGGGCCTTCGTTGCCGCCCTGCTGGTCCGCTGGAACTACACGGAGATGCTGGCGAAGTTCGACCCCGGCCACACCTTCAAGTCGCAGTTCGTCTTCTCGACCCTGCCGGGTAACGGTTCGTTCCCGATCAGTGAGTGGGGCGCGCTGCGCGACCAGATCATCGGTACCGGGATCCTGCTCTTCGTGATCTTCGCTGTCACCGATCTGCTGAACAATCCGCCGGGGGCCAACATGGCGCCGTTCATCATCGGTCTGATCGTGGTGGCCATCGGCATGGCCTGGGGCACGGACGCCGGCTACGCCATCAACCCGGCGCGTGACCTCGGGCCGCGACTGGCCAGCTACATCACCGGTTACAACACGGCCTGGCGGGATCAATACAACAACTTCTACTTCTGGGTGCCGATCGTCGGACCGCTGATCGGCGGAGTGCTCGGAGCCGCGTTCTACAGGATGCTGATCGGACGCTATCTGGCCAAGGCGGGGGAGCAGGAGCCGGGCAGGGTTCCCGCTGCCGGGGACCGCTGA
- a CDS encoding FAD-binding oxidoreductase, producing MGPCASSSDCAWVGSPADEEEDISTAHDKKLLDDLAAELPGSVLIGDDDVLAGIGHDEAEWAPVGKPLAAVRAVSADEVERVVRACARLAVPIVVRGAGTGLSGGANATDGCLVLDVSGMNRILEIDSENLLAVVEPGVVNNDLKAAVAQHGLWYPPDPASAPWSTIGGNVATNAGGLCCLKYGVTRDYVLGIEAVMGGPAGEYGTRVRLGRRTTKGVSGYDLTGLFVGSEGTFGVITRITLRLRPAPAADPRTVVGAFNGLVEAGAAVALCTRRGLQPAALELLDRSCMEAVEEWKHLGIEPGAAALLLARIDTPGDAGDTDARAVAEAFTDAGALWAEQSTDAVEAEALFEVRRLAYPALERLGPVLTEDICVPRSEVSSMLARIEEIGVRHGVRIATIAHAGDGNLHPLLITPPGDEVARRAAQAAFEELLEAAIAAGGTVTGEHGVGLLKRGGMERELGPEVCAIQRAVKDTLDPLHLFNPGKVTGDPQTHRPGR from the coding sequence ATGGGCCCCTGTGCCTCCTCGTCCGATTGTGCCTGGGTAGGGTCGCCGGCGGACGAGGAGGAAGACATCAGTACGGCACACGACAAGAAGCTCCTGGACGACCTGGCCGCCGAACTGCCGGGGAGTGTGCTCATCGGAGACGATGACGTGCTCGCCGGGATCGGCCACGACGAGGCGGAGTGGGCACCGGTCGGTAAGCCCCTGGCGGCCGTGCGGGCCGTGTCCGCCGATGAGGTGGAGCGCGTGGTGCGAGCCTGCGCCCGGCTCGCCGTTCCGATCGTCGTCCGCGGGGCAGGCACCGGGCTCTCCGGTGGCGCCAACGCGACCGACGGCTGTCTGGTCCTGGACGTCTCCGGGATGAACCGGATCCTTGAGATCGACAGCGAGAACCTGCTGGCCGTGGTGGAACCGGGAGTGGTGAACAACGACCTGAAGGCGGCGGTCGCCCAGCACGGCCTCTGGTATCCGCCGGATCCGGCCAGCGCCCCCTGGTCCACGATCGGCGGGAATGTCGCAACGAACGCCGGGGGCCTGTGCTGTCTGAAGTACGGGGTGACCCGTGACTACGTCCTCGGTATCGAGGCGGTGATGGGCGGTCCGGCCGGGGAGTACGGCACCCGGGTGCGGCTCGGCAGGCGCACCACGAAGGGCGTGAGCGGCTACGACCTGACCGGCCTGTTCGTCGGGTCCGAGGGCACCTTCGGCGTGATCACCCGGATCACCCTGCGGCTGCGGCCCGCACCGGCGGCCGACCCGCGTACGGTCGTCGGCGCGTTCAACGGACTGGTCGAGGCCGGCGCCGCCGTGGCCCTGTGCACACGGCGCGGGCTCCAGCCGGCCGCACTGGAACTCCTCGACCGCTCTTGCATGGAGGCGGTCGAGGAGTGGAAGCACCTGGGCATCGAGCCCGGGGCAGCCGCACTGCTGCTGGCCAGAATCGACACGCCGGGCGACGCCGGCGACACGGACGCGCGGGCGGTCGCGGAGGCGTTCACCGATGCGGGCGCCCTCTGGGCCGAACAGTCCACCGACGCGGTGGAGGCCGAGGCGCTGTTCGAGGTACGCAGGCTGGCCTACCCGGCACTGGAGCGGCTGGGGCCGGTCCTGACCGAGGACATCTGCGTCCCACGCTCGGAAGTCTCCTCCATGCTGGCCCGCATCGAGGAGATCGGGGTGCGGCACGGTGTCCGTATCGCCACCATCGCACACGCCGGCGACGGCAATCTCCACCCCTTGCTGATCACCCCGCCCGGCGACGAAGTGGCCAGGCGCGCAGCCCAGGCGGCCTTCGAGGAACTGCTGGAGGCGGCGATCGCGGCAGGCGGCACCGTCACAGGTGAACACGGGGTCGGGCTGCTCAAGCGTGGCGGCATGGAGCGCGAACTGGGGCCCGAGGTCTGTGCGATACAGCGCGCGGTGAAAGACACGCTCGATCCGCTGCACCTCTTCAACCCGGGAAAGGTGACAGGGGACCCCCAGACGCACCGGCCCGGCCGCTGA
- a CDS encoding dihydrolipoyl dehydrogenase family protein — MTDSRGSTEYDVVVVGAGPVGENVADRARAGGLSAAIVESELVGGECSYWACMPSKALLRPVTARADARKVPGLRQAVQGPLDTAAVLAHRDEYTSHWKDDGQVDWLDSIGADLYRGHGRLSGRRTVTVTDPDGESRVLTARHAVAVCTGSRAVVPDTPGLADARPWTSREATSAKAAPGRLVVVGGGVVGVEMATAWQALGSQVTLLVRGGGLLPKMEPFAGELVAAALTEAGADVRTGATVVSVERGTGPVTVVLEGGERIEADEILVATGRAPRTEDIGLETVGLEPGSWLSVDDSCRVEGFDWLYAVGDVNHRALLTHQGKYQARISGAAITARAQGVPLLETDRWGAHSATADHAAVSQVVFTDPEAASAGLTLAEAERAGHRATAVDFDMSGVAGAGLYADGYRGHARMIVDADREVLLGATFVGPGVSELLHSATVAVAGEVPIDRLWHAVPAYPTISEVWLRLLETYRG; from the coding sequence ATGACGGATTCCAGGGGAAGTACGGAGTACGACGTTGTTGTGGTCGGAGCGGGCCCGGTGGGCGAGAACGTGGCCGACCGGGCCAGGGCCGGGGGGTTGAGCGCCGCGATCGTGGAGAGCGAACTGGTCGGCGGCGAGTGTTCCTACTGGGCCTGCATGCCCAGCAAGGCGCTGCTTCGGCCGGTGACCGCGCGCGCCGACGCCCGCAAGGTCCCCGGGCTGCGCCAGGCGGTGCAGGGGCCGCTCGACACGGCGGCCGTCCTCGCACACCGCGACGAGTACACCTCGCACTGGAAGGACGACGGGCAGGTCGACTGGCTGGACAGCATCGGCGCCGACCTCTACCGGGGTCACGGACGTCTCTCGGGCCGCAGAACGGTGACTGTCACAGATCCGGACGGGGAATCCCGCGTACTGACCGCCCGGCACGCGGTGGCCGTCTGTACCGGCAGCCGGGCCGTGGTGCCCGACACCCCGGGTCTCGCCGACGCGCGGCCCTGGACCAGCAGGGAGGCGACCAGCGCCAAGGCGGCACCCGGACGGCTGGTGGTCGTCGGGGGCGGAGTGGTGGGTGTCGAGATGGCCACCGCCTGGCAGGCCCTCGGGTCACAGGTGACGCTGCTGGTGCGCGGCGGGGGACTGCTGCCGAAGATGGAGCCGTTCGCCGGTGAGCTGGTCGCCGCCGCACTCACCGAGGCGGGCGCGGATGTCAGGACGGGCGCCACTGTCGTCTCCGTCGAACGCGGCACAGGGCCGGTGACGGTGGTACTCGAAGGCGGCGAGCGGATCGAGGCGGACGAGATCCTGGTCGCCACCGGCCGGGCCCCGCGCACCGAGGACATCGGCCTGGAGACCGTGGGTCTTGAGCCGGGTTCGTGGCTCTCCGTGGACGACAGCTGCCGCGTCGAAGGCTTCGACTGGCTCTACGCGGTCGGCGATGTCAACCACCGGGCACTCCTCACCCATCAGGGCAAGTACCAGGCGAGGATCTCCGGTGCCGCGATCACCGCCAGGGCGCAGGGGGTGCCGCTCCTCGAGACGGACCGCTGGGGAGCACACTCCGCCACCGCCGACCATGCCGCGGTGTCCCAGGTGGTCTTCACCGATCCGGAAGCTGCGTCGGCGGGTCTCACGCTCGCCGAGGCCGAACGAGCCGGCCACCGCGCCACGGCCGTGGACTTCGACATGTCGGGCGTCGCCGGCGCCGGACTGTACGCGGACGGTTACCGCGGACACGCCCGGATGATCGTCGATGCGGACCGGGAGGTGCTGCTGGGCGCCACGTTCGTCGGCCCCGGTGTGAGCGAGCTGCTGCACTCGGCGACGGTGGCGGTTGCGGGAGAGGTCCCCATCGACCGCCTGTGGCACGCGGTACCGGCATATCCCACCATCAGTGAGGTCTGGCTGCGGCTGCTGGAGACGTACCGGGGATGA
- the trxA gene encoding thioredoxin: MSTVELTKENFDDVVTDNDFVLIDFWASWCGPCRQFAPVYEGASERHADLVFAKVDTEAQEELAAAFEIRSIPTLMIVRDNVAVFAQPGALPESALEDVIGQARALDMNEVRKSVEDAKNA; the protein is encoded by the coding sequence ATGAGCACGGTCGAACTCACCAAGGAAAACTTCGACGATGTCGTTACGGACAACGACTTCGTCCTCATCGACTTCTGGGCTTCCTGGTGCGGGCCGTGCCGTCAGTTCGCCCCGGTCTACGAAGGCGCGTCGGAGCGCCACGCCGACCTGGTCTTCGCCAAGGTCGACACGGAGGCCCAGGAGGAGCTGGCAGCCGCATTCGAGATCCGCTCCATTCCCACGCTGATGATCGTGCGTGACAATGTCGCGGTCTTCGCCCAGCCGGGCGCCCTGCCGGAGTCCGCTCTGGAGGACGTGATCGGACAGGCGCGCGCGCTGGACATGAACGAGGTCCGCAAGTCCGTCGAGGACGCGAAGAACGCGTAG
- a CDS encoding thiolase family protein has product MSIRDVYIVDAVRTPIGKFGGALSSVRPDDLAAHVVRALVDRAPDLDPARIDDVYFGDANGAGEDNRDVARMAVLLAGLPVSVPGVTVNRLCGSGLEAVIQAARAVALGDASVAVAGGVESMSRAPWVLQKPERAFPAGHQQMYSTTLGWRMTNPRMSDEWTVALGEGAELIADKHGITREEQDDFALGSHAKAAAAWEAGLYDAEVVPYDGVDLLRDECIRPGSTREALARLKPAFRKDGTVTAGNASPLNDGAAALLLVDDEGLRATGREPLARIRASAVTGIEPQLFGLGPVEAVQRALTKAGRSFADLSTFELNEAFAAQSLGCLAEWPGLDPAVVNPRGGAIAIGHPLGASGARLAGSVAHQLAAAGSGTGLAALCIGVGQGLALVLER; this is encoded by the coding sequence ATGAGTATCCGCGACGTCTACATCGTCGACGCAGTCCGTACGCCGATCGGCAAGTTCGGAGGAGCTCTCTCGTCGGTGCGCCCCGACGACCTCGCGGCCCACGTCGTCAGGGCGCTCGTCGACCGCGCGCCGGATCTCGACCCGGCGCGCATCGACGATGTGTACTTCGGCGATGCCAATGGCGCGGGCGAGGACAACCGTGATGTGGCCAGGATGGCGGTGCTGCTGGCCGGGCTGCCGGTCTCCGTCCCCGGAGTCACCGTCAACAGGCTCTGCGGGTCCGGACTCGAGGCCGTCATCCAGGCGGCCCGCGCCGTCGCACTGGGAGACGCTTCGGTCGCCGTCGCGGGCGGGGTCGAGTCGATGTCCCGCGCGCCGTGGGTGCTCCAGAAGCCCGAACGCGCCTTCCCCGCCGGACACCAGCAGATGTACTCGACGACGCTCGGCTGGCGTATGACCAATCCCCGGATGTCCGACGAGTGGACGGTCGCCCTGGGGGAGGGCGCGGAGCTCATCGCGGACAAGCACGGCATCACCCGGGAGGAGCAGGACGACTTCGCGCTGGGCAGCCACGCCAAGGCCGCGGCGGCCTGGGAGGCGGGCCTGTACGACGCCGAGGTCGTCCCGTACGACGGCGTGGATCTGCTGCGCGACGAGTGCATCCGTCCGGGCTCGACCAGGGAGGCACTGGCCCGGCTGAAACCCGCTTTCCGCAAGGACGGCACGGTCACCGCGGGCAACGCCTCGCCCCTCAACGACGGTGCGGCCGCCCTGCTGCTGGTCGACGACGAGGGTCTGCGGGCCACCGGCCGTGAACCGCTGGCCCGGATCCGCGCGTCGGCGGTCACCGGAATCGAGCCACAGCTCTTCGGGCTCGGGCCCGTCGAAGCCGTTCAGCGGGCCCTCACCAAGGCGGGCAGAAGCTTCGCGGACCTCAGCACCTTCGAGCTGAACGAGGCCTTCGCCGCGCAGTCGCTCGGCTGCCTCGCCGAGTGGCCGGGCCTCGACCCCGCGGTGGTCAATCCACGGGGCGGAGCCATCGCGATCGGGCACCCGCTGGGCGCCTCGGGAGCCCGTCTCGCCGGTTCCGTCGCCCATCAGCTCGCCGCGGCAGGCTCGGGTACCGGACTCGCCGCACTGTGCATCGGAGTCGGCCAGGGGCTCGCCCTGGTGCTCGAACGCTGA
- a CDS encoding glycosyl hydrolase family 18 protein yields MVIPRTTRSAVRTVTALVCVLAAAVPAAATRSFAANPRPAPGSGGAPRGATAARTASAWLPYWDVEVAYQDALSHASQLGTVSPFWYKIASAGRIEGHPGSGDTRIIEGLHRAGIAVVPTVMDMDTMESGELAKILTDPDKRAAQVETLLSVAGSHGYDGVDIDYETITPTPTATYQKVRAAYATFVTDLCAALHKRSKKCVITVSAQTAGTGRIWDYAAIGRAADRVRIMAYDLHWESGQPGPVSSSDWYDEILRRATALIPPSKIEMALPAYGWDWRTDGGGATRNVTWKEAEALRRKEGAPYQFDSVSGTPHFGYRDGDVSRTVWYQDARGTEVHLGVLRKYGVRNTGLWALGFEDPGVWKVLERG; encoded by the coding sequence ATGGTCATCCCGCGCACAACTCGCTCCGCGGTCCGTACCGTGACCGCGCTCGTCTGCGTCCTCGCCGCGGCGGTCCCCGCGGCCGCCACCCGTTCCTTCGCAGCGAACCCGCGTCCGGCCCCGGGATCAGGCGGCGCGCCCCGCGGCGCGACCGCGGCCCGCACGGCCTCGGCCTGGCTGCCGTACTGGGATGTGGAAGTCGCCTACCAGGATGCGCTGAGCCATGCGAGCCAACTGGGCACCGTCAGCCCCTTCTGGTACAAGATCGCGTCGGCCGGCCGTATCGAAGGGCATCCCGGCTCCGGTGACACCCGGATCATCGAGGGGCTGCACCGGGCAGGGATCGCGGTAGTGCCCACGGTCATGGATATGGACACCATGGAGTCCGGCGAGCTGGCGAAGATCCTCACCGATCCCGACAAGCGCGCGGCGCAGGTCGAAACGCTGCTGTCCGTCGCGGGCAGCCATGGCTACGACGGCGTCGACATCGACTACGAGACCATCACCCCGACCCCGACGGCGACCTACCAGAAGGTCCGTGCCGCCTACGCGACGTTCGTGACCGATCTCTGCGCGGCGCTGCACAAGCGGAGCAAGAAGTGCGTCATCACCGTCTCGGCCCAGACGGCGGGCACCGGGCGGATCTGGGACTACGCCGCCATCGGCCGCGCCGCCGACCGGGTCCGGATCATGGCGTACGACCTGCACTGGGAGAGCGGACAGCCGGGTCCTGTGTCGTCGTCCGACTGGTACGACGAGATCCTCCGGCGGGCGACCGCACTGATTCCGCCGTCGAAGATCGAGATGGCGCTGCCGGCCTACGGCTGGGACTGGCGCACCGACGGCGGTGGTGCAACCCGCAATGTGACCTGGAAGGAGGCGGAAGCGCTGAGGCGTAAGGAGGGTGCCCCCTATCAGTTCGATTCGGTCTCGGGCACACCGCACTTCGGCTATAGGGACGGGGATGTGTCCAGGACGGTCTGGTACCAGGACGCCCGGGGAACCGAAGTGCACCTGGGCGTGCTGCGGAAGTACGGAGTGCGCAACACGGGACTGTGGGCACTCGGCTTCGAGGACCCCGGGGTGTGGAAGGTGCTGGAGCGCGGCTGA
- a CDS encoding type II toxin-antitoxin system PemK/MazF family toxin, translated as MTTYRSEQGDLPGSTGPHATTEAEPHDIGPVHTSYAPDRDGAPDPGEIVWTWVPYEENDGRGKDRPVLVVAREEAGTLLAVRLSSKRHDRDREWLAIGAGPWDREGRESWVDLDRVLRVFEDGMRREACALDRPRFDAVVERLKERYGWT; from the coding sequence ATGACGACCTATCGCAGTGAACAGGGCGACCTGCCGGGCAGCACCGGGCCCCACGCCACCACCGAGGCCGAGCCTCACGACATCGGGCCGGTGCACACCTCTTACGCACCCGACCGTGACGGCGCTCCCGACCCCGGCGAGATCGTCTGGACCTGGGTGCCCTACGAGGAGAACGACGGACGCGGCAAGGACCGTCCGGTGCTGGTGGTGGCCCGTGAGGAGGCGGGCACCCTGCTCGCCGTGCGGCTCTCCAGCAAGCGGCACGACCGTGACCGCGAGTGGCTGGCGATCGGCGCCGGCCCCTGGGACCGGGAAGGGCGGGAGTCCTGGGTCGACCTGGACCGGGTGCTGCGGGTGTTCGAGGACGGGATGCGGCGTGAGGCCTGCGCACTCGACCGGCCGCGGTTCGACGCCGTCGTGGAACGGCTGAAGGAACGCTACGGCTGGACCTGA
- a CDS encoding TIGR02452 family protein, with protein sequence MSARLRGIAKETEEIVRAGGYRDPEGREVSIAAELAAALGGTRLFGPEPGPPGPVPVTGSAPSRTAFAVTDESSIRAARRMKAERPGAVAVLAFASARNPGGGYLNGAQAQEEALCRSSALYACLLRVPDFYAVHRQVRSAFYTDRVIHAPGVPVFRDDRARLLREPRTVGFLVSAAPNAGVIAARTPDEAHLIPPALTTRAGRVLETAVACGYRRLVLGAWGCGVFRNDPARVAEAFHTHLTGDGRFAAHFEEVAFAVLDRDPASATRAAFRRTFAGQVQP encoded by the coding sequence ATGAGTGCACGGCTGCGCGGTATCGCGAAGGAGACCGAGGAGATCGTCAGGGCCGGCGGATACCGGGATCCGGAGGGACGCGAGGTGTCCATCGCAGCCGAACTGGCCGCCGCTCTCGGCGGGACCCGGCTCTTCGGGCCCGAGCCGGGTCCGCCCGGCCCGGTCCCTGTCACCGGCTCCGCACCGAGCCGCACGGCCTTCGCGGTGACGGATGAGAGCAGCATCCGAGCCGCCCGCCGGATGAAGGCGGAGCGACCCGGCGCCGTAGCGGTACTGGCCTTCGCCTCCGCGCGGAACCCGGGAGGCGGCTACCTGAACGGTGCACAGGCGCAGGAAGAGGCGCTCTGCCGCTCATCGGCGCTGTACGCGTGTCTGCTGCGGGTGCCCGACTTCTACGCCGTTCACCGACAGGTGCGAAGCGCCTTCTACACCGACCGGGTGATCCACGCCCCGGGCGTCCCGGTGTTCCGCGACGACCGGGCGCGGCTCCTTCGTGAGCCACGCACGGTGGGTTTTCTGGTCTCCGCCGCGCCCAACGCGGGGGTGATCGCGGCGCGAACGCCCGATGAGGCCCACCTCATCCCCCCGGCTCTCACGACGCGGGCCGGCCGGGTGCTGGAGACCGCGGTCGCCTGCGGCTACCGGCGGCTGGTGCTCGGGGCCTGGGGCTGCGGAGTCTTCCGCAACGACCCGGCCCGGGTGGCGGAGGCCTTCCACACTCACCTGACGGGGGACGGCCGCTTCGCGGCCCACTTCGAAGAGGTGGCCTTCGCCGTGCTCGACCGGGACCCCGCGTCGGCCACCCGGGCCGCGTTCCGCCGGACCTTCGCGGGTCAGGTCCAGCCGTAG
- the egtA gene encoding ergothioneine biosynthesis glutamate--cysteine ligase EgtA → MPQPLLSEADAKDLLRCICFKTGPPRTVGVELEWLIHDLRDPRIALSTARIEQAHAAVRALPLASALTFEPGGQLELSSLPAASLTECIESVSADLDAVRTVLRGHGLVLTGIGQDPWHPPRRMLHEPRYDAMEACLDRSGDAGRAMMCGSASIQVCLDIGHEEPGPLGYGRRWQLAHLLGAVLVAAFANSPHRQGRRTGWLSTRQFQWAALDPVRSLAPFDGRGPRDDWAAHVLDTPVMCIRDDTGPWPTPEGLTFRDWVRTGLPRPPTREDLDYHMSTLFPPVRPRGHLELRMIDAQPGDDGWMVPFAVTTALFDDPAAAETVYRAVKPLAETAGPQPAPRNPLWTNAARSGLADAELQAAAVVCFAAALEALPRIGASAALCEAVASFTDRYVARGRCPADDLLDLDLSPESPEPGLDHGKDIRP, encoded by the coding sequence ATGCCCCAACCCTTGCTCAGCGAAGCGGATGCGAAGGACCTGCTCCGATGTATCTGCTTCAAGACGGGACCGCCGAGGACCGTTGGTGTCGAGCTCGAATGGCTCATCCACGATCTTCGCGACCCCCGCATAGCCCTGTCCACAGCTCGGATCGAGCAGGCCCACGCCGCCGTGCGTGCGTTGCCGCTCGCCTCAGCCCTCACCTTCGAACCCGGCGGTCAGCTGGAGCTCAGCTCGCTCCCCGCCGCTTCCCTGACGGAGTGCATCGAATCCGTCTCCGCCGATCTGGATGCCGTACGCACCGTGCTGCGCGGGCACGGCCTGGTGCTCACCGGCATCGGCCAGGATCCCTGGCATCCGCCGCGCCGGATGCTGCACGAGCCGCGCTATGACGCCATGGAGGCCTGTCTGGACCGCAGCGGGGACGCCGGCCGCGCCATGATGTGCGGTTCGGCCTCCATCCAGGTCTGCCTCGACATCGGGCACGAGGAACCCGGACCGCTCGGATACGGCAGGCGCTGGCAGCTGGCACATCTGCTGGGTGCGGTCCTGGTGGCCGCGTTCGCCAATTCGCCGCACCGGCAGGGCCGGCGGACCGGGTGGCTGTCCACCCGGCAGTTCCAGTGGGCCGCTCTCGATCCGGTCCGCTCCCTCGCGCCGTTCGACGGCCGGGGGCCCCGGGATGACTGGGCGGCACATGTCCTGGACACGCCGGTCATGTGCATCCGTGATGACACGGGCCCCTGGCCGACCCCGGAGGGCCTCACGTTCCGCGACTGGGTCCGTACCGGCCTCCCCCGGCCGCCGACCCGGGAAGATCTCGACTACCACATGAGCACGCTCTTCCCGCCGGTCCGGCCGCGCGGCCATCTCGAGCTGCGCATGATCGACGCCCAGCCGGGCGATGACGGCTGGATGGTGCCGTTCGCGGTGACCACGGCGCTGTTCGACGACCCGGCGGCGGCCGAGACCGTGTACCGGGCCGTCAAACCCCTCGCGGAAACAGCCGGTCCGCAGCCCGCCCCGCGTAATCCGCTGTGGACCAACGCGGCCAGGTCCGGCCTCGCCGATGCCGAGCTGCAGGCGGCAGCGGTGGTCTGCTTCGCCGCCGCGCTCGAGGCGCTCCCCCGGATCGGCGCGTCCGCCGCGTTGTGCGAGGCAGTCGCGTCGTTCACCGACCGCTACGTCGCACGGGGCCGTTGCCCCGCCGACGATCTGCTCGACCTCGACCTCTCTCCCGAGTCTCCCGAGCCGGGGCTCGACCACGGGAAGGACATCCGACCATGA